TCGGCGACCACGACGGCACCGCAGGCGTGGCCGAACTCGGACAGAAGGCTCGAGCACCGAGGGTCGAAGAGCGAGTGCGGGGACAGGTTGACGGCCAGGTATCCGTCGAGGCGGTCGAGGTGGGCGACGGCGTTTCGCACCGCCAACAGCTCGAGTGCCACTCCTTCGCCGATCGTGGCCGCCTCCGCGAAGCACACGTCGGGCGCCAGGCCCCACTCCTGGGGGAACCTGCTCAGGGCCTCGGCACCCACCCGGTGACCGGTGAGAAGCTCCACGATGGGCTGCACCACCACCACCGGGCCGCCGGCCGCGATCACTGGATCCAGGCGCTCCCGGATCCCGGCCTCGCGCCGACGCTCGTTCACACCGGGCTCGATCACAGCGGCCGCTGCTCGGGCGAGGACCTCCATGAGCGCCTGGTCTCGCTTCGTGAGCCCCTTGTCGGCGGTGAACCCCGCCGCACAGAACGTCCCGTAGAGGCTTCCATCGCTCAGGTGCACCGGCACCGACACGTAGCTGCGGATCCGGGGAAACCGGGCGGCGGGGAGGCGCTTGGCCTCCGGGAGCTTGGCTACGTTGGGGATGACCGGGGGCAGCTTGCCGTCGAGGATGGCCTGGCAGA
This sequence is a window from Acidimicrobiales bacterium. Protein-coding genes within it:
- a CDS encoding EAL domain-containing protein, producing the protein MGHVRSDAEEQVAELLSTAKDALGLSLTFLSRLDGTTQHLEVVESSIPLFKDGQTQPQDSSFCQAILDGKLPPVIPNVAKLPEAKRLPAARFPRIRSYVSVPVHLSDGSLYGTFCAAGFTADKGLTKRDQALMEVLARAAAAVIEPGVNERRREAGIRERLDPVIAAGGPVVVVQPIVELLTGHRVGAEALSRFPQEWGLAPDVCFAEAATIGEGVALELLAVRNAVAHLDRLDGYLAVNLSPHSLFDPRCSSLLSEFGHACGAVVVAEGVETSEDADALLSESVDHGQGWYFGRPGPVDALAAVGLAAPAPLT